CGAAGGCTGCAGGCGTTGGGCTATCTAGGTGGGGGAGGCTCTGCCGATCCTTCCCTCGCCCCTGACAGCCTCCCCGATCCCAAGGACATGCTGCCCGGTTCTGGCTCTCCTTGCGGAAGCCGAAGAAGCACGCTTGGCCGAGAAGTTCGATGAAGCGCTCGAAAAAGCGCAACGCGCGCGGCGCGGCGCTCCCAAAGACCTTCAGGTCCTTCAAGAGCTGGGTCTCATTTACGCGCAGATGAACCGGCTCGAAGAAGCCCGATCCGTCTTCGAGGAGTATCTCAACCTGAAGCAGAACGTCAACGTCTCGATTCTTTTGGCCAACGTTCTCAGACGGATGGGTCGGATCGACGAAGGACGGGCTCTCATCGAGAAGGCTCGACACCAGGAGCCCGACCACGGGGGCGTGCTTATCACGCTCGGAGATTTCCTCGTCGAAGCGGGCCGTCTCGGTGAAGCTCTTCTGCTTTATCAGCGTGCGAAGGAAGTCGACCCTTATCGTGCGAGTGAGACAGCGAACCAGCGCATCGTGGAGCTGAGGACTCAGTAGCTCTTCAAGCCAAGAGGAGAGAGACGCAAAGACGAGCCATAGCGCCTTTAGGTTTTTGCCCATCTTCGAGTTGTTTTAGCGTTCGCTCGAGCTCTCTGCCGGTTCCCAAGGCGCTTCGGGATCGAAAGCTCTCCGAATCATTGCAGCTACTTCCCGCATTCGCGTCTGGGAAAGTGGCCGCGGCTGACGTTGAAGGAGGCGTGACTTGTTCAACACGGAGATGAAGTGACCCTTGAGGTACGAAGTCGATGGCAAACCCGTCTCGCCGGGCTCCAGCTTTAGCGCCGTCGGGCCTTCGATTCCGGAGCGACCGAAGGGCACCACGAGGACGGAATCAACTCGTTCGCTTCTGTTTCGAGGATCCAAGGATACTACGACCACCCAGTGCCGGCGGGGAGGGTCACCCAGGTTGGCGGTCCAAATCTCTCCGCGCCGAGGTACGGTCCTAACCGTCGAAGTCAACGTCGTCCAAGCTTTGATCGAGGGCGGCTTCCAGTCGCGACTCTTCTTTCTGGGAGCGAGATGACAACCGCGCAAAATACGCGGTCGTATCCCGCTCCAAGCGCGCGCGATTGTCCGCCCGTCGGGCTCGTGCTACCGCGAGATCCACGGCATCGGCCAGGTTCCGGGCCCTGCCCTGTCTGATGAGAGAGTGAAGATACGCCAGGCTTTCGGGAGCGACCGTTGTGGATACCTTCCGTCGGCGACTCATGGTTCAATTTATCCGACAATACTCTGTCGTTCAAGGGGACGATTTACATGACAACAACGGACAGAATGCCCTCTGGGGCGGTGACGGAATTCGAGCCGCACGACCCAGTCGAGCACCTCAGCGGCTCCAATGACCCGACGACAGTCCCGTTGTGCCTTTGGGTTCTGGCTGCCAACGCCTTT
This DNA window, taken from Vicinamibacteria bacterium, encodes the following:
- a CDS encoding tetratricopeptide repeat protein codes for the protein MAEKFDEALEKAQRARRGAPKDLQVLQELGLIYAQMNRLEEARSVFEEYLNLKQNVNVSILLANVLRRMGRIDEGRALIEKARHQEPDHGGVLITLGDFLVEAGRLGEALLLYQRAKEVDPYRASETANQRIVELRTQ